The Clostridia bacterium genome window below encodes:
- the ytfJ gene encoding GerW family sporulation protein, with the protein MSENKINDFMSTAMSGIRDMIDVNTIVGNPVTTPDGTTIIPISKVCFGFASGGSDFGKQPEKQKFGGGSGAGVSITPVAFLSIKEGDVRVLSVDPDESGIDKAIQSVPTVIEKLSNMFKRKSKKEKAKEKAEKAVEEAMDAAKEEAE; encoded by the coding sequence ATGAGCGAAAACAAGATCAACGATTTTATGAGCACCGCAATGAGCGGAATCCGCGATATGATCGACGTCAATACGATTGTCGGCAATCCCGTCACGACTCCGGACGGCACGACTATCATACCGATCTCCAAGGTCTGTTTCGGCTTCGCTTCCGGCGGTTCCGACTTCGGCAAGCAGCCTGAGAAGCAGAAGTTCGGCGGCGGCAGCGGAGCAGGCGTTTCGATCACGCCGGTCGCGTTCCTTTCGATAAAGGAAGGCGACGTCCGCGTGCTTTCCGTCGACCCGGACGAGAGCGGCATAGATAAGGCGATCCAGTCCGTCCCGACGGTCATTGAGAAGCTTTCCAATATGTTCAAGCGCAAGAGCAAGAAGGAGAAGGCTAAGGAAAAAGCCGAAAAAGCCGTTGAAGAGGCAATGGACGCTGCGAAAGAAGAAGCGGAGTAA
- a CDS encoding site-2 protease family protein, giving the protein MISRFLEDPVMILITLPAVIIALTFHELAHAYTAVKLGDQTPAITGRLSINPLAHLDIMGFLCMVLTGFGWAKPVQVNPNNFKNRKRGMAITAAAGPLSNVLQSFICMFILALLAKFNVLAIYYGKGGFSGASFGDALLMVLGTIVYQMTYLNLYLAIFNLIPVPPLDGSRLVDTFLPGRVSYYYNRYGTYFQIGLFAVMMVLIYTDVFNPIAWVAGKVWDLFYNIWFGIFGIA; this is encoded by the coding sequence ATGATTTCGAGATTTTTAGAAGATCCGGTAATGATTCTGATAACGCTTCCGGCGGTTATCATCGCGTTGACGTTTCACGAATTAGCGCACGCGTATACCGCTGTAAAGCTCGGCGACCAGACGCCGGCCATAACCGGACGACTGAGTATAAATCCGCTTGCCCATCTCGATATAATGGGCTTTCTCTGCATGGTTTTGACCGGCTTCGGCTGGGCGAAACCCGTTCAGGTCAATCCCAACAACTTCAAGAACCGCAAGCGCGGTATGGCGATAACGGCGGCGGCCGGTCCGCTTTCCAATGTGCTGCAGTCATTTATTTGTATGTTTATCCTCGCTCTTCTCGCGAAGTTTAATGTTCTTGCGATTTACTACGGAAAGGGCGGCTTTTCGGGCGCCTCGTTCGGGGACGCGTTGCTGATGGTTTTGGGCACGATAGTTTATCAGATGACGTATTTGAATCTTTATCTCGCGATATTCAATCTGATACCTGTTCCGCCGCTTGACGGCTCCCGTCTTGTCGATACCTTCCTTCCGGGCAGGGTTTCGTATTACTACAACAGATACGGCACTTATTTTCAGATCGGGCTTTTTGCCGTGATGATGGTTTTGATATACACCGACGTTTTCAATCCGATTGCGTGGGTTGCCGGCAAGGTTTGGGATCTGTTCTATAACATCTGGTTCGGCATATTCGGTATAGCGTAA
- the scpB gene encoding SMC-Scp complex subunit ScpB → MNLSKTEAAVEAVIFASGDPIGADRICEAVGIDADTLEKCVKNISGRYADACCGIELVALDGSYQICSKSDFYEEIRTALKLRSNAVLSDVAMETLAIIAYNQPVTKSFIEDVRGVDCSYIVGSLCEKRLVEERGRLDIPGRPLLYGTTDNFLRCFNLESLEDLPKLPRLEGDDPEQMTIEEYTEQVAQQEAAEGAEAVENADNAENAD, encoded by the coding sequence ATGAATCTCTCAAAAACCGAAGCGGCCGTGGAAGCCGTCATATTCGCGTCGGGAGACCCGATAGGGGCAGACAGAATCTGCGAAGCAGTCGGTATCGACGCGGATACGCTTGAAAAATGTGTAAAGAATATATCCGGGCGTTACGCCGACGCGTGCTGCGGTATTGAGCTTGTCGCCCTTGACGGCAGTTATCAGATCTGCTCAAAGAGCGATTTCTATGAGGAGATCCGTACCGCGCTCAAACTTCGCAGCAACGCTGTTCTTTCCGACGTGGCGATGGAAACGCTTGCGATAATCGCGTATAATCAGCCGGTAACGAAGAGCTTTATCGAGGACGTCCGCGGCGTAGACTGTTCCTATATCGTCGGCAGCCTTTGCGAAAAGCGCCTCGTTGAAGAGCGCGGCAGACTTGATATCCCGGGCAGGCCGCTGCTTTACGGAACGACCGACAACTTCCTGCGCTGCTTCAATCTCGAATCTCTTGAAGATCTGCCGAAGCTGCCTCGGCTTGAAGGCGACGACCCCGAACAGATGACGATAGAGGAATACACCGAGCAGGTAGCGCAGCAGGAGGCCGCCGAAGGCGCGGAAGCCGTTGAAAACGCCGATAACGCTGAAAACGCGGACTGA
- the efp gene encoding elongation factor P yields the protein MLSAGDFRNGVTFELDGDVMQVVEFQHVKPGKGAAFVRTKMKNVITGAVTERSFNPTEKFENAYVERKDMEYLYNDGDLYYFMDGETYEQVPISKNILSDNFKFVKENMICKIVSYKGNVFSVEPPLFVELEVTETEPGVKGDTATNVTKPATLETGAAIKVPLFINEGDVIKIDTRTSEYLQRVQG from the coding sequence ATGCTTTCAGCTGGAGATTTCAGAAACGGCGTAACCTTTGAACTGGACGGCGACGTAATGCAGGTCGTAGAGTTCCAGCACGTCAAGCCCGGAAAGGGCGCTGCCTTCGTGCGTACCAAGATGAAGAACGTCATCACGGGAGCCGTCACCGAGCGCAGCTTCAACCCCACGGAGAAGTTTGAAAACGCCTACGTCGAGCGCAAGGATATGGAGTATCTTTACAACGACGGCGACCTTTACTACTTCATGGACGGCGAGACCTACGAGCAGGTTCCAATCAGCAAGAACATACTTTCCGACAACTTCAAGTTTGTAAAGGAAAATATGATATGCAAGATCGTTTCCTACAAAGGCAACGTTTTCTCCGTCGAGCCGCCGCTGTTCGTTGAGCTCGAGGTCACCGAGACCGAGCCCGGCGTCAAGGGCGACACCGCCACCAACGTCACCAAGCCCGCTACTCTCGAAACCGGCGCCGCGATCAAGGTGCCGCTGTTCATCAACGAGGGCGACGTTATCAAGATCGATACCAGAACGAGCGAATACCTGCAGCGCGTCCAGGGTTGA
- a CDS encoding DUF2953 domain-containing protein, producing the protein MWWYLLLILPALILLFLLLPVYLTVDLKNTEPEVKIKLAFIDITGVVIKEDKPEKETEKTEKKQKRVRKRTLSERINEFKDKVAFARDAFRIIAKRLTVTRFRLICRVATGDAAQTAVLYGSACAAAAALDAFINECFKVKKQNVYIYPDFTAQKPELDAFVKIRMFVFSAVGAGISILFNAMRRGPKRARA; encoded by the coding sequence ATGTGGTGGTATCTGCTTTTGATCCTGCCTGCGCTTATTCTGCTTTTTCTGCTGCTCCCGGTTTACCTCACGGTCGATCTTAAAAACACCGAACCGGAGGTCAAGATAAAGCTCGCCTTTATCGATATAACCGGCGTTGTGATAAAAGAGGATAAGCCGGAAAAGGAAACCGAAAAAACCGAAAAGAAGCAAAAAAGAGTGAGGAAACGCACGCTTTCCGAACGGATAAACGAGTTCAAGGACAAGGTCGCGTTTGCTCGGGACGCCTTTCGTATTATCGCGAAAAGGCTGACCGTGACTCGCTTCCGGCTGATTTGCCGCGTCGCTACGGGGGACGCCGCGCAGACCGCGGTGCTTTACGGCTCCGCCTGCGCCGCCGCTGCCGCGCTTGACGCTTTTATCAACGAATGCTTCAAGGTGAAAAAACAGAACGTGTATATATACCCGGATTTCACGGCGCAGAAGCCGGAGCTTGACGCGTTCGTTAAGATAAGGATGTTCGTATTTTCCGCTGTCGGAGCGGGTATAAGCATATTGTTCAACGCAATGAGGCGCGGACCCAAACGCGCCCGCGCATAA
- a CDS encoding metallophosphoesterase, translated as MNSTKKRISRIVSLVICIAMLTGFGVVRFSLDASAVSPVRVVGGKAVSTSTGAFIQAYIGSEKGVSTQVSFYAATQFDVFGFSAFDGGNISSVKSDPSERHLGGADGDFYVTWSTDRSRNPYQAFEADVRGAEGVVILGYEGRLNASDTTGTMIMQVWDPSAASYVKMDEAAAVNGSISLVAEVGVAAYAENGLIRYRVVLPENAAYKWIYTRNATAGQVDESLQYGTTKTRTSPGNTSYNYKGTVTSDMCFCVKTQVGDDAGYSMVFPFVSENVAQNQLSHFNVNFKDDAGTARNMSWMSQNDLAAAVVQVVPYGKLNPDFTDAVTYTGAKSKLKNAEKPYCFCVTVDGLEPGAEYWYRYGDGDKIWSNPCYLRTDDGDADFAFIMGGDPQSYTDSEEEDKIERIFGQYRQVAKSWNEAVRTVGAEFLVVCGDESDHGNYEKCWEWYYDTNKAFYRNSTLAPTMGNHDSWGWDMWIANHFLSDPDTGERGSYCSFDYGNAHFIILNGNIAEANNRKAMLDKEYAWLIRDLEAHKDADFKFIIEHQGMYSYPVHTNEAETVEIRSLLVPIIDEYGVDIMMQGHDHIWLRTNSMKGGADVSGRNTTTITDAVTGDTYIVDPEGTTYVNGGSLTGSKYHNPNPTNFPIVKVACAAQPNLPTFNTIEIKGGKLIFKGWVYKSDGSLARIGDYSHYGNYTDGYSIVKTSYYDKLNARINALPDELTLADREEVLALKKACDAESETFLNAYVPDAGKLAAAYETVEQLYNDSCVPVITIDGEMPGEFKVGTEYVFPTASAYDENDGDLPVSVTLANAEGTVTLDGLNYTFEEAGDYVLTYSATDSDGHTTTETFAITVQLGVMKGDMDGDGEISVSDALIALRIAAKLAEETPEAVAIGDADGDGEITVSDALRILRVAAKLAVEV; from the coding sequence ATGAATTCGACAAAGAAAAGGATTTCGAGAATCGTATCCCTCGTCATTTGTATCGCTATGCTGACCGGTTTCGGAGTCGTTCGGTTTTCGCTCGACGCCTCCGCGGTTTCGCCTGTCAGAGTAGTGGGCGGCAAAGCGGTATCGACCTCGACCGGGGCGTTTATTCAGGCGTACATAGGTTCTGAAAAGGGCGTTTCCACACAGGTCAGCTTTTACGCCGCGACTCAGTTTGACGTTTTCGGTTTTTCCGCTTTTGACGGAGGAAATATCAGCAGCGTCAAGTCCGACCCGAGTGAAAGACACCTCGGCGGAGCGGACGGCGATTTTTACGTCACGTGGAGTACCGATCGCAGTCGGAATCCGTATCAGGCTTTTGAAGCTGACGTGCGCGGTGCCGAAGGAGTCGTTATACTCGGCTATGAGGGGCGTCTCAACGCGTCTGATACGACCGGTACGATGATTATGCAGGTGTGGGATCCTTCGGCCGCGAGTTATGTGAAGATGGACGAAGCCGCCGCCGTCAACGGTTCGATTTCGCTTGTCGCCGAAGTCGGCGTTGCGGCTTACGCCGAGAATGGGCTCATAAGATACAGAGTCGTTCTGCCGGAAAACGCCGCTTATAAATGGATATACACACGTAACGCAACCGCGGGGCAGGTCGATGAGTCTTTGCAGTACGGTACTACCAAAACGAGGACCTCGCCCGGCAACACTTCCTATAACTACAAAGGAACGGTGACGTCCGACATGTGCTTCTGCGTGAAGACGCAGGTGGGCGATGACGCCGGTTATTCAATGGTTTTCCCGTTCGTCTCCGAGAACGTCGCGCAGAATCAGCTTTCTCACTTCAACGTCAACTTCAAAGACGACGCCGGAACGGCGAGAAATATGAGCTGGATGTCACAGAACGACCTTGCCGCAGCAGTCGTTCAGGTCGTGCCTTACGGAAAGCTGAACCCCGATTTTACCGACGCCGTAACGTATACCGGCGCAAAATCCAAACTGAAGAACGCGGAAAAGCCGTATTGCTTCTGCGTTACGGTCGACGGCCTTGAGCCCGGCGCCGAGTATTGGTACCGCTACGGCGACGGAGACAAGATCTGGTCGAATCCTTGCTATCTGCGCACCGACGACGGCGACGCTGACTTCGCGTTTATTATGGGAGGCGACCCGCAGTCGTACACCGACAGCGAGGAAGAAGATAAAATCGAAAGGATTTTCGGTCAGTACCGGCAGGTCGCGAAGAGCTGGAACGAAGCTGTCCGTACCGTCGGCGCGGAATTCCTCGTCGTTTGCGGCGATGAAAGCGACCACGGTAACTATGAGAAGTGCTGGGAATGGTACTACGATACCAATAAAGCTTTCTACCGTAACTCTACTCTCGCGCCGACGATGGGCAACCACGACAGCTGGGGCTGGGATATGTGGATTGCGAATCACTTCCTTTCCGACCCCGATACCGGCGAACGCGGAAGTTACTGTTCGTTTGACTACGGCAACGCTCATTTCATTATCCTTAACGGCAACATAGCCGAGGCGAATAACAGAAAAGCGATGCTCGATAAGGAATACGCGTGGCTCATAAGAGATCTTGAAGCGCACAAAGACGCCGACTTCAAATTTATAATCGAGCATCAGGGTATGTATTCGTACCCGGTGCATACAAACGAAGCGGAGACGGTCGAAATACGTTCTTTGCTTGTTCCGATAATCGACGAATACGGCGTCGATATAATGATGCAGGGCCACGACCACATATGGCTCCGCACAAATTCGATGAAGGGCGGCGCGGACGTTTCCGGTCGGAATACTACGACCATAACGGACGCGGTGACCGGCGATACATATATCGTTGACCCTGAGGGAACGACGTACGTGAACGGCGGATCGCTTACCGGAAGTAAATACCACAACCCGAATCCGACGAACTTTCCCATCGTTAAGGTCGCCTGCGCCGCGCAGCCGAATCTCCCGACGTTCAACACGATCGAAATAAAAGGCGGAAAGCTCATCTTCAAAGGATGGGTTTACAAGTCTGACGGTTCGCTCGCCAGAATCGGCGATTACTCGCACTACGGTAACTACACCGACGGATACAGCATAGTCAAGACGTCGTATTACGACAAACTCAACGCCCGTATAAACGCGCTCCCCGACGAGCTGACGCTTGCCGACAGGGAAGAGGTGCTCGCGCTCAAAAAGGCGTGCGACGCCGAGAGCGAGACGTTCCTCAACGCTTACGTTCCGGACGCCGGAAAGCTCGCGGCCGCTTATGAAACCGTTGAGCAGCTGTATAATGATTCCTGCGTTCCCGTTATCACGATTGACGGGGAGATGCCCGGGGAGTTCAAAGTCGGAACGGAATACGTTTTCCCGACTGCGTCGGCTTATGACGAGAACGACGGCGATCTGCCCGTCTCGGTAACGCTTGCGAACGCCGAAGGCACCGTGACTCTCGACGGGCTGAACTACACCTTTGAGGAAGCCGGCGACTATGTGCTTACCTACTCCGCTACCGACAGCGACGGACATACGACGACGGAGACGTTTGCGATAACCGTTCAGCTCGGCGTAATGAAGGGAGATATGGACGGCGACGGTGAAATATCCGTTTCCGACGCGCTTATTGCGCTCCGTATCGCCGCCAAGCTTGCCGAGGAGACGCCTGAAGCCGTTGCGATAGGCGACGCGGACGGAGACGGCGAGATAACGGTTTCGGACGCGTTGAGGATACTCCGCGTGGCCGCGAAACTCGCTGTTGAGGTGTAA
- a CDS encoding rRNA pseudouridine synthase, producing MAKQEPIRINKFLAECGVASRRAAEELILAGKVKIDGRTAELGDKLVPGKSRVEVAGKRVALKPRSHIYIMLNKPRGYVTTMSDEKGRKCVADLVKDVKGRIYPIGRLDMLSEGLLLFTDDGDFANRLTHPRFHIGKTYKVVVNGQLSEDDQKAFAEGIELDGEKTAPAEITVSPPKDGRQTVHLTIFEGKNREIRRMCEALGIEVLRLKRERIGNLSLGLLPCGKYRYLSEKDIKKIFAGE from the coding sequence ATGGCTAAACAGGAGCCGATAAGAATCAACAAGTTTCTCGCCGAATGCGGGGTCGCTTCGCGGCGCGCCGCCGAGGAGCTTATCCTCGCGGGCAAGGTTAAGATCGACGGCAGAACAGCCGAACTCGGCGACAAGCTTGTTCCCGGAAAGTCGAGGGTAGAGGTCGCCGGCAAGCGCGTCGCGCTCAAGCCGAGATCTCATATCTACATAATGCTCAACAAGCCTCGCGGATACGTTACCACTATGTCCGACGAGAAGGGCAGAAAATGCGTCGCCGATCTTGTCAAAGACGTGAAGGGCAGGATATATCCGATAGGCCGCCTTGATATGCTTTCGGAAGGTCTGCTGCTGTTTACTGACGACGGCGATTTCGCAAACCGTCTGACGCATCCGCGCTTTCACATAGGCAAAACTTATAAAGTCGTCGTCAACGGCCAGCTTTCAGAAGACGATCAAAAAGCGTTTGCCGAGGGCATAGAGCTCGACGGCGAAAAGACCGCACCCGCGGAAATAACCGTTTCTCCGCCGAAGGACGGCAGGCAGACGGTGCATTTGACCATATTCGAAGGAAAAAACAGAGAGATCCGCCGGATGTGCGAGGCTCTCGGTATTGAAGTCCTGCGTCTGAAGCGCGAGCGTATCGGTAACCTTTCGCTCGGTCTGCTCCCGTGCGGCAAGTACAGGTATCTGAGTGAAAAGGATATAAAAAAGATATTCGCCGGAGAGTAG
- a CDS encoding NAD(P)/FAD-dependent oxidoreductase, whose product MKRVVIIGGGTAGLLCGYFAAKNGASVLIVDKNARPGRKMMISGKGRCNLTNNCDVRRFMESVTKNASFLYSALYFLPPQRLMELVEASGLPLKTERGNRVFPVSDKAVDVVDAVYAMAKSAGCEYLNAEVKSLIVKNGAAVGVDTSSGKLEADAVVVATGGASYTRTGSTGDGYRFAKEAGHTVEPIRPSLVPLVTAGGTAKRLMGLSLKNVALTLTEDGKDKPVFGDFGEMLFTHFGLSGPMVLSASAHMEQGKRYSVSVDLKPALTTEELSKRIARDFAANPNKDFANSLDDLLPKKMIPVIVDLSGIDPHKKVNSVTREERTKLAALLKKLDFAVTGTRPVEEAIITSGGVNVKEIDPKTMESKLVKGLYFAGEVIDVDALTGGYNMHIAMATGALAGENAAK is encoded by the coding sequence GTGAAACGCGTTGTGATAATCGGCGGGGGAACCGCCGGACTGCTTTGCGGATACTTCGCCGCCAAAAACGGCGCCTCCGTTCTGATAGTCGATAAAAACGCCCGCCCCGGCAGGAAGATGATGATCTCCGGCAAGGGCAGATGCAACCTTACGAATAACTGCGACGTACGCCGGTTTATGGAAAGCGTGACGAAAAACGCCAGCTTTCTGTATTCGGCGTTATATTTTTTGCCTCCGCAGCGGCTTATGGAGCTTGTTGAGGCGTCCGGACTGCCCCTGAAAACGGAGCGCGGCAACCGCGTTTTTCCCGTAAGCGATAAGGCGGTAGACGTCGTCGACGCCGTATACGCGATGGCGAAAAGCGCCGGGTGCGAGTATCTGAACGCCGAGGTGAAATCGCTCATCGTCAAAAACGGCGCGGCTGTCGGAGTCGATACCTCGTCAGGTAAACTTGAAGCAGACGCCGTCGTGGTAGCTACCGGCGGCGCGTCTTATACGCGCACGGGATCTACCGGCGACGGATACCGTTTCGCGAAAGAGGCGGGGCATACCGTCGAGCCGATACGCCCTTCGCTCGTACCGCTCGTTACGGCCGGCGGCACGGCTAAACGCCTCATGGGGCTTTCGCTTAAAAACGTCGCTTTGACGTTGACTGAAGACGGAAAGGATAAGCCTGTGTTCGGTGACTTCGGCGAAATGCTGTTCACGCACTTCGGACTCTCCGGTCCGATGGTTTTGTCCGCGTCCGCGCATATGGAGCAGGGAAAGCGCTATTCCGTCAGCGTCGACCTCAAGCCCGCGCTGACAACCGAGGAACTGTCAAAGCGTATCGCGCGCGATTTCGCGGCGAATCCGAACAAAGACTTCGCGAACTCACTCGACGATCTGCTTCCGAAAAAGATGATACCCGTTATCGTCGACCTTTCCGGTATAGATCCGCATAAAAAGGTCAATTCCGTTACGCGTGAGGAGCGCACGAAATTGGCGGCACTGCTGAAAAAGCTTGATTTCGCCGTAACGGGCACGCGTCCCGTCGAAGAAGCGATAATCACTTCCGGCGGCGTGAACGTCAAAGAGATCGACCCGAAAACGATGGAGTCGAAGCTCGTAAAGGGCTTATATTTCGCGGGAGAGGTCATCGACGTCGACGCGCTGACCGGCGGATACAATATGCATATCGCTATGGCTACCGGAGCGCTTGCCGGTGAAAACGCCGCAAAATGA
- a CDS encoding HAD family phosphatase has translation MSENKPIILPDLGTFGADAGLIRMEQTSDGRYTRGVNGVEEIAATGDRKVEFVSFGNQTLACVKSAIAFPVYYPVYPVSIERPLKAVLMDLDGTSVRSEEFWIWIIQLSVASLLGNPKFELEEADLPYVSGHSVSEHLKYCINKYCPDKKLEDARNFYFEHTHREMQEIMEGRGRENAFVPTPGLKDFLYELKDMGVKIGLVTSGLYEKAWPEILSAFKTLKMGDPKDFYDAIISAGFPLRKGSVGTLGELSPKPHPWLYSETCVVGLNIPFADRAHVVGIEDSGAGACSIRLAGYATIGISGGNIESSGTKALCSHYTDSFAEIMNIIKG, from the coding sequence ATGAGCGAAAACAAACCCATTATTCTTCCCGATCTGGGAACATTCGGCGCCGACGCCGGTCTCATCAGAATGGAGCAGACCAGCGACGGACGCTACACCCGCGGCGTCAACGGCGTCGAGGAGATCGCCGCCACCGGCGACCGCAAGGTCGAGTTCGTTTCCTTCGGAAACCAGACTCTCGCCTGCGTCAAATCCGCGATCGCGTTCCCGGTCTATTATCCCGTTTACCCCGTATCCATCGAGCGCCCGCTGAAAGCGGTCCTTATGGACCTTGACGGAACCTCCGTCCGCAGCGAGGAGTTCTGGATCTGGATCATACAGCTTTCCGTCGCGAGCCTGCTCGGCAATCCGAAGTTCGAGCTCGAGGAGGCTGACCTCCCCTACGTTTCCGGCCACAGCGTTTCGGAACATCTTAAGTACTGCATCAACAAGTACTGCCCCGACAAGAAGCTCGAGGACGCGAGAAACTTCTACTTCGAGCATACCCACAGGGAGATGCAGGAGATCATGGAAGGCCGCGGCAGAGAAAACGCATTCGTCCCCACCCCGGGACTCAAGGATTTCCTTTATGAATTAAAGGATATGGGCGTGAAGATCGGTCTCGTCACCTCCGGCCTCTACGAAAAGGCGTGGCCCGAGATCCTCTCCGCGTTCAAGACGCTGAAGATGGGCGATCCGAAGGACTTCTACGACGCGATAATCTCCGCCGGCTTCCCGCTCCGCAAGGGCAGCGTCGGAACGCTCGGCGAGCTTTCGCCGAAGCCGCATCCGTGGCTCTACTCCGAGACCTGCGTCGTCGGTCTTAACATCCCCTTCGCCGACCGCGCTCACGTCGTCGGCATCGAGGACAGCGGCGCCGGCGCCTGCTCCATCAGACTCGCGGGCTACGCCACCATCGGCATTTCCGGAGGCAACATCGAATCCAGCGGCACTAAAGCGCTCTGCTCGCACTACACCGATTCGTTCGCCGAAATAATGAACATAATCAAAGGATAA
- a CDS encoding HPr family phosphocarrier protein, with amino-acid sequence MIIKEAVVNNKVGLHARPATFFIQKSNEFKGDIWIEKGDRRANAKSLLGVLSLGVLSGETVKISADGVDEKLAVDTLVELITNGLQNC; translated from the coding sequence ATGATCATCAAAGAAGCTGTCGTTAATAACAAAGTCGGACTGCACGCCAGACCCGCAACGTTTTTCATTCAGAAATCCAACGAGTTCAAGGGCGACATCTGGATCGAAAAGGGCGACCGCCGCGCCAACGCCAAAAGCCTCCTCGGAGTGCTTTCGCTCGGAGTTCTCAGCGGCGAGACCGTGAAGATCAGCGCCGACGGAGTCGATGAAAAGCTCGCCGTCGATACGCTCGTTGAGCTCATCACGAACGGTCTGCAGAACTGTTAG
- a CDS encoding segregation/condensation protein A, translating into MEALTYKIEAYEGPLDVLLGLIRKNEINIYDIPIAELLRQFIEHIDVMRRENLEVSSEFLTMAATLVQIKSAMLLPKYEEEEDPRTELVNLLLEYERYKQAAENFREHESGVYRFVREPVKMEIDYTYTRTHNVKELREAYYSISSAVVRKRERKASPESISRIVLRRTTSIASKIFAILRGLARRTRVTLLSLVGRDNVRGDAVAAFFATLQLARAGRVHIENDGTALAMTMTKDSRKKLKHKVK; encoded by the coding sequence TTGGAAGCTTTAACATACAAAATCGAAGCGTACGAAGGCCCGCTTGACGTGCTTCTCGGTTTGATACGCAAGAACGAGATAAATATTTACGACATTCCCATCGCGGAGCTGCTCAGGCAGTTCATCGAACACATCGACGTTATGCGCCGCGAGAACCTCGAAGTTTCCAGCGAGTTTCTGACTATGGCGGCAACGCTTGTTCAGATAAAGTCCGCAATGCTGCTGCCTAAGTACGAGGAGGAAGAGGATCCCCGCACAGAGCTGGTCAACCTGCTGCTCGAATACGAGCGCTATAAGCAGGCGGCGGAAAACTTCCGCGAGCATGAGAGCGGCGTTTACCGTTTCGTGCGCGAGCCGGTCAAGATGGAGATCGATTACACTTACACGCGCACGCACAACGTAAAAGAGCTTCGCGAGGCCTATTATTCCATTTCGTCGGCGGTCGTCCGCAAGCGCGAACGCAAGGCGTCGCCGGAGTCGATCTCGCGCATAGTCCTGCGCCGAACGACGAGTATAGCGTCAAAGATATTCGCCATACTCCGCGGACTTGCGCGGAGAACGCGTGTTACGCTGCTTTCACTTGTCGGACGCGACAACGTGCGCGGAGACGCGGTCGCGGCGTTCTTTGCAACGCTGCAGCTCGCGAGAGCCGGCAGGGTACATATAGAGAACGACGGTACGGCTCTTGCGATGACGATGACAAAAGACTCCAGAAAAAAACTCAAGCATAAAGTGAAATAA